The following are from one region of the Thiocapsa rosea genome:
- a CDS encoding EAL domain-containing protein, giving the protein MRADITLLAEAYANTIADIIDRALSATHALAVLVMQGQGRISDFQEIGKAMLPHYPGVDALFLAPDGVIRDGFPLAGNEPVIGLDLLNDPERGADARLARDTGRLTLSSPDKTAQGEPGITGSLSVFLDDEQGNPAFWGFTIARMPFPDAIAPGSLSQLVDRGIAYRLWSINAATGEHQLIDASPMEPISPVEAQLEVPNATWTLSLSPIDGWGDPLGLGVRIGLALLFSLLLATLAKLLADARTQKARLAMKVAERTAEVRAREADLERAEEIAQVGSWDFDIQSNRATASAVACRITGVQPDTPFSIERFLEQVHPLDRAQVEAAWQAALCGEPYDVAHRTRVDGRLRWLRQRATLEFDPTGKPLRALGSVEDITDRTTAEQALSESESMLRRIVETAREGIWTIDDETRTTFVNPRMAELLGCTAEQIIGRSPFDFMDSEMRRLVERKLIERRQGNTDQYELRLTRPDGSQIWTLLSTTPLKDAEGRYIGTLGMLTDISARKQAEAVLERERRLLEQAERIAHIGAWEWDVAEDRWTHSAGWKAIHGIDEQVPQSSAQMMTLVPSEERDKVQEAFAAALDGRCPYDIEHRIVRPSDRVVRRVHAVGEVIRNQRGEVLTMRGIARDITQRKEVEAELRIAAIAFESQEGMLVTDAEERILRVNEAFTRSTGYTTEESVGKTPRLLRSGRHDPNFFGEMWAHIDQQGYWEGEIWNRRKNGEIFPEWLTVTAVRDDLGQVTHYVGTLTDISQRKEDEAAIRRLAFYDPLTGLANRRLLLDRLNQALAAAARTGQDGALIFIDLDNFKQLNDTRGHQIGDLLLEEVAQRLTETVRKSDSVARLGGDEFVVLLADLGDDPAQAAALAEGVGEKIIAALGRPYLLAGIEYNSTPSLGIALFDRVAQTAEEILKHADLAMYQAKAAGRNRLRFFDPKMQASVNQRTALERELRHAIGEGQLVLYYQSQVDTYGRVKGAEALLRWRHPERGLIPPAQFIGLAESLGLALPLGRWVLASACAQLAEWARRPESAELNLAVNISGAHFRRPELVEDIRRALAESGANPKRLRLELAEATLLDDPEDAFVKMIALKETGVGFTLDNFGSGYCSLSYLKRLPLDQLKIAPAFVHEVLEDSEDDAIADSFVALAQSLGLAIMAEGVETEAQRDYLLNHGCRTFQGFLFGQPGPVDALFQAEAHPPARSEGAAGDIP; this is encoded by the coding sequence ATGCGTGCGGATATCACCCTCCTCGCCGAGGCGTACGCAAATACCATCGCGGACATCATCGATCGCGCCCTGTCGGCGACCCATGCCTTGGCCGTGCTCGTCATGCAGGGCCAAGGCCGGATCTCTGATTTCCAAGAGATCGGCAAGGCGATGCTCCCCCACTATCCCGGTGTGGACGCCCTCTTCTTAGCACCCGATGGCGTCATTCGGGACGGGTTCCCACTTGCCGGCAACGAGCCGGTGATCGGCCTGGATCTGCTGAACGACCCCGAGCGCGGTGCCGATGCTCGATTGGCGCGGGATACCGGCCGCTTGACCCTGTCCAGCCCCGATAAGACGGCACAGGGCGAGCCAGGCATCACCGGAAGCCTGTCCGTCTTCCTCGATGATGAACAGGGCAACCCAGCCTTCTGGGGCTTTACCATCGCCCGCATGCCGTTCCCCGATGCGATCGCACCCGGCAGCCTGTCGCAGCTCGTGGATCGCGGCATCGCCTACCGACTTTGGAGCATCAATGCTGCAACCGGCGAGCATCAGCTTATCGACGCCTCGCCCATGGAGCCCATCTCTCCGGTGGAGGCACAGCTGGAGGTACCGAACGCCACTTGGACCCTGAGCCTCAGCCCGATCGACGGCTGGGGTGATCCGCTCGGACTCGGTGTGCGGATTGGACTGGCTCTGCTCTTCAGCCTCCTGTTGGCGACGCTGGCAAAACTGCTGGCCGACGCACGCACTCAAAAGGCGCGGCTGGCGATGAAGGTCGCCGAACGCACGGCCGAGGTCCGTGCGCGTGAGGCTGACCTGGAGCGCGCGGAGGAGATCGCGCAGGTCGGGAGCTGGGATTTCGATATCCAGTCAAACCGGGCGACCGCGTCGGCCGTCGCCTGCCGAATCACCGGCGTGCAGCCCGATACGCCCTTCAGCATCGAGCGCTTCCTGGAACAGGTTCACCCACTGGACCGCGCGCAGGTCGAGGCGGCGTGGCAAGCAGCGCTGTGCGGCGAGCCCTACGACGTGGCGCACCGCACACGTGTCGACGGCAGGCTGCGGTGGCTGAGGCAACGCGCTACCCTGGAATTCGATCCGACCGGAAAACCGCTGCGCGCGCTCGGGTCCGTGGAGGACATCACCGATCGCACGACTGCCGAGCAGGCGCTGTCCGAGAGCGAGTCGATGCTCCGACGGATCGTCGAAACCGCGCGCGAGGGGATCTGGACGATCGACGACGAGACCCGAACAACCTTCGTCAACCCGCGCATGGCCGAGCTGCTGGGATGCACGGCCGAACAGATCATCGGCCGGTCGCCTTTCGACTTCATGGATTCCGAGATGCGCCGTCTCGTCGAGCGCAAGCTCATCGAACGTCGGCAGGGCAACACCGATCAATACGAGCTGCGTCTCACACGGCCCGACGGCTCGCAGATTTGGACACTGCTCTCCACCACGCCGCTCAAGGATGCCGAAGGTCGGTATATCGGTACGCTCGGCATGCTGACCGACATCTCGGCACGCAAGCAGGCCGAGGCGGTCTTGGAGCGGGAACGCCGTCTCCTCGAGCAGGCCGAGCGAATCGCACACATCGGCGCCTGGGAGTGGGATGTCGCCGAAGATCGCTGGACACACTCGGCGGGCTGGAAGGCGATCCACGGGATCGATGAGCAGGTACCTCAGTCCTCCGCGCAGATGATGACGCTCGTCCCAAGTGAGGAGCGCGACAAAGTGCAAGAGGCGTTCGCGGCAGCCTTGGACGGACGCTGTCCTTACGACATCGAGCATCGCATCGTCCGCCCGAGCGATCGTGTCGTGCGCCGGGTACACGCCGTGGGCGAGGTGATCCGCAACCAACGGGGCGAGGTCCTGACCATGCGCGGAATCGCGCGGGACATCACGCAGCGCAAGGAGGTCGAAGCGGAGCTGCGCATCGCCGCGATTGCCTTCGAGTCACAGGAAGGGATGCTCGTCACCGACGCCGAGGAACGCATCCTGCGGGTCAACGAGGCATTCACACGGTCCACCGGATACACGACCGAGGAGTCCGTCGGCAAGACCCCGAGGCTGCTGCGCTCGGGTCGGCACGACCCGAACTTCTTTGGGGAGATGTGGGCGCATATCGACCAGCAAGGGTACTGGGAGGGCGAGATCTGGAATCGGCGCAAGAACGGCGAGATCTTTCCGGAATGGCTGACCGTCACTGCGGTGCGCGACGACCTCGGGCAGGTGACCCACTACGTCGGCACCCTGACCGACATCAGTCAGCGCAAGGAGGACGAGGCGGCGATTCGCCGGCTCGCATTCTACGACCCGTTGACCGGTCTGGCGAATCGCCGGCTCCTGCTCGACCGGCTGAATCAGGCGCTGGCCGCCGCGGCACGCACCGGTCAGGACGGCGCCCTGATCTTCATCGACCTGGACAACTTCAAGCAGCTCAACGACACCCGCGGACACCAGATCGGCGATCTGCTGTTGGAGGAGGTCGCGCAGCGGCTGACCGAGACGGTGCGCAAGAGCGACAGTGTCGCGCGGCTCGGCGGGGACGAGTTCGTTGTCCTGCTTGCGGATCTGGGAGATGATCCGGCCCAGGCCGCCGCGCTGGCCGAAGGCGTCGGCGAGAAGATCATCGCCGCCTTGGGAAGGCCCTACCTGCTTGCAGGCATCGAGTACAACAGCACCCCCAGCCTCGGCATCGCCCTCTTCGATCGCGTGGCCCAAACCGCCGAGGAGATCCTGAAACACGCCGATCTGGCCATGTACCAGGCCAAGGCCGCCGGACGCAATCGGCTGCGGTTCTTCGACCCCAAGATGCAGGCGAGCGTGAACCAACGCACCGCGCTCGAGAGGGAGCTGCGTCATGCCATCGGGGAAGGCCAGCTCGTCCTCTACTACCAATCGCAGGTCGACACCTATGGCCGTGTCAAGGGGGCGGAGGCGCTGCTGCGTTGGCGCCATCCCGAGCGCGGCCTGATCCCCCCGGCGCAGTTCATCGGACTGGCCGAGTCGCTCGGACTCGCCCTGCCGTTGGGCCGTTGGGTGCTCGCGAGCGCCTGCGCACAGTTGGCCGAGTGGGCGAGGCGACCCGAAAGCGCAGAGCTCAACCTGGCGGTCAACATCAGCGGCGCGCATTTTCGCCGTCCCGAGCTCGTCGAGGACATCCGCCGGGCGCTTGCCGAGAGCGGGGCAAATCCGAAGCGACTGCGCCTGGAGTTGGCCGAGGCGACGTTGCTCGACGACCCCGAGGACGCGTTCGTCAAGATGATCGCGTTGAAGGAGACGGGCGTTGGCTTTACCCTTGACAACTTCGGGTCTGGCTATTGCTCCTTGTCGTACCTCAAACGTCTGCCGCTGGATCAGCTGAAGATCGCCCCGGCATTCGTGCACGAGGTTCTCGAGGATTCCGAGGATGACGCCATCGCCGACAGCTTCGTTGCACTCGCGCAAAGTCTCGGCTTGGCGATCATGGCCGAGGGCGTCGAGACCGAGGCGCAGCGCGATTACCTGCTCAATCATGGGTGCCGAACCTTTCAAGGGTTCCTCTTCGGGCAACCGGGTCCGGTCGATGCGCTTTTCCAGGCAGAAGCACACCCGCCGGCGCGCAGCGAAGGCGCGGCCGGGGATATCCCCTGA